A stretch of the Arachis stenosperma cultivar V10309 chromosome 6, arast.V10309.gnm1.PFL2, whole genome shotgun sequence genome encodes the following:
- the LOC130935483 gene encoding peroxidase 51-like, translating to MSSGIVWSLALLLSLVCLNPFQLSSAQLSPNHYANICPNVESIVRQAVQKKFQQTFVTVPATLRLFFHDCFVQGCDASVLVASTGANQAEKDHSDNLSLAGDGFDTVIKAKAAVDAVPQCRNKVSCADILALAARDVVVLAGGPSYTVELGRFDGLVSRASDVNGRLPQPGFNLNQLNSLFAANGLTQTDMIALSGAHTLGFSHCNRFSNRIYSTPVDPTLNKQYAAQLQQMCPRNVDPRIAINMDPNTPRTFDNFYYKNLQNGQGLFTSDQILFTDQRSRPTVNSFASNANVFNSNFVAAMTKLGRVGVKTARNGKIRTDCSVL from the exons ATGAGTAGTGGAATTGTGTGGTCACTCGCATTATTATTGAGTCTCGTGTGTCTTAATCCATTCCAATTATCTTCGGCACAGCTTAGTCCAAACCATTACGCTAATATCTGCCCCAATGTTGAATCCATCGTTAGACAAGCAGTTCAAAAGAAATTCCAACAAACCTTTGTAACTGTTCCTGCCACGCTCCGTCTCTTCTTCCACGACTGCTTTGTCCAG GGTTGTGATGCTTCAGTGTTGGTAGCATCAACAGGGGCAAACCAAGCAGAGAAGGATCATTCGGATAATTTGTCATTGGCTGGAGATGGATTTGACACAGTTATCAAAGCAAAAGCAGCGGTTGATGCTGTTCCTCAGTGCAGAAACAAAGTCTCCTGTGCTGATATTCTTGCTTTGGCAGCCCGTGATGTCGTTGTTCTG GCTGGTGGACCTTCATACACGGTTGAATTGGGAAGATTTGATGGGTTAGTATCAAGAGCTTCTGATGTAAATGGAAGGTTACCACAACCAGGCTTCAACTTGAATCAGCTCAATTCTCTCTTTGCCGCAAATGGCCTCACCCAAACTGACATGATTGCGCTCTCAG GTGCACACACCCTTGGATTCTCGCACTGCAATAGGTTCTCAAACAGAATCTACAGCACCCCAGTGGACCCCACACTGAACAAGCAATACGCTGCACAGCTCCAACAAATGTGCCCAAGAAACGTGGATCCAAGAATCGCCATCAACATGGATCCAAACACACCTCGCACCTTCGACAACTTTTACTACAAGAACCTTCAAAACGGACAGGGTCTCTTCACCTCCGATCAGATCCTCTTCACTGATCAGAGGTCTAGACCCACCGTCAATTCTTTTGCCTCCAATGCTAATgtcttcaactccaacttcgTTGCTGCAATGACCAAATTGGGTCGCGTTGGGGTTAAGACAGCCCGTAACGGAAAAATTCGTACGGATTGTTCCGTTCTTTGA